The proteins below are encoded in one region of Holophagaceae bacterium:
- a CDS encoding S46 family peptidase: MKSTNSPFRLLGLSALALALSAGALRADEGMWTFDNIPAKKMQAKYGFTPDQKWLDHVRLSVVRFPGGTGSFVSKDGLVLTNHHVGRGSIQQVSDKDHDYVKNGFYAPAREQEIKVPGLILYTLTDMLNVTERVNGAVKKGATDKEALKTRQVELGRIVDEMQKKTGFHCEQVDLYQGGEYWIYSYKKHDDVRLVFAPEEQIAFFGGDPDNFTYPRHDIDFSIFRVYEKGKPYTPPAHLNWTNGGLKTGDLTFVAGHPGSTARLQTYAQMAFARDVSSPTQLKGLARRIKVLEEYATRGPENARQVNTQIFGLQNGQKAITGYWSGLKDKEAMARIEKAEKELRAKVDADPKLAYAKGAWAKIEAAEAVQKAMFKDLSFVNTRGSSLLGAALTLVRMPAEAALPDEKRLPEFKDARLPSMKMQMGIKRPFYKELEIAQFTDGLKEAQEQLGANHPFVKAMLGGKSPAEVAKAAVEGSKLSDPDARKALMEGGQKAIDASTDSMILLAKKLDPLGRATRKNQEEKVGAVIEEQGGRIARARFAVYGKETYPDATFTLRLTYGDVRSYGANGTLVQPFTTMAGLYDRAWGWGATAERGAWALPSKWVEHQKDVDMATPLDFIHTVDIIGGNSGSPVVDKKGELVGLIFDGNIESLPGRYFYDEKVNRGVSVDARAIMESLKKVYGAGALADELAGK, translated from the coding sequence ATGAAATCCACCAACTCCCCTTTTCGTCTCCTGGGCCTCAGCGCCCTGGCCCTCGCCCTGTCAGCCGGCGCGCTCCGCGCCGACGAAGGCATGTGGACCTTTGACAACATTCCGGCGAAAAAGATGCAAGCCAAGTACGGCTTCACCCCGGACCAGAAATGGCTGGACCATGTCCGCCTCTCGGTGGTCCGCTTCCCCGGCGGCACCGGCTCCTTCGTGAGCAAGGACGGCCTGGTGCTCACCAACCACCACGTGGGCCGCGGTTCCATCCAGCAGGTGTCGGACAAGGACCACGACTACGTGAAGAACGGGTTCTACGCGCCCGCCCGGGAGCAAGAGATCAAGGTGCCGGGCCTGATCCTCTACACGCTCACGGACATGCTGAACGTCACGGAGCGCGTGAACGGCGCCGTGAAGAAGGGCGCCACGGACAAGGAAGCCCTCAAGACCCGCCAGGTGGAACTCGGCCGCATCGTGGACGAGATGCAGAAGAAGACCGGCTTCCATTGCGAGCAGGTGGACCTCTACCAGGGCGGGGAATACTGGATCTACAGCTACAAAAAGCACGACGACGTGCGCCTGGTCTTCGCCCCCGAGGAGCAGATCGCCTTCTTCGGCGGCGATCCCGACAATTTCACCTATCCCCGCCACGACATCGATTTCTCCATCTTCCGGGTCTATGAAAAGGGGAAACCCTACACGCCGCCCGCGCACCTGAACTGGACCAACGGCGGATTGAAGACCGGCGACCTGACCTTTGTGGCGGGCCATCCCGGTTCCACGGCCCGGCTGCAGACCTACGCCCAGATGGCCTTCGCGCGGGACGTCTCTTCTCCCACCCAGCTCAAAGGACTCGCGCGGCGCATCAAGGTGCTCGAGGAGTACGCGACGCGGGGCCCCGAGAACGCCCGGCAGGTGAACACCCAGATCTTCGGTCTCCAGAATGGCCAGAAGGCCATCACGGGCTACTGGTCGGGGCTCAAGGACAAGGAGGCCATGGCCAGGATCGAGAAGGCCGAGAAGGAACTGCGGGCCAAGGTCGACGCGGATCCGAAGCTCGCCTATGCCAAAGGGGCCTGGGCCAAGATCGAGGCCGCCGAAGCCGTCCAGAAGGCCATGTTCAAGGATTTGTCCTTCGTGAACACGAGGGGATCCTCGCTCCTGGGCGCCGCGCTCACGCTGGTGCGCATGCCCGCGGAAGCGGCCTTGCCGGATGAAAAACGGCTGCCGGAATTCAAAGATGCCCGCCTGCCTTCCATGAAGATGCAGATGGGCATCAAGCGGCCCTTCTACAAAGAGCTGGAGATCGCCCAGTTCACCGATGGCTTGAAGGAAGCGCAGGAGCAGCTCGGCGCCAACCACCCCTTCGTGAAGGCGATGCTGGGCGGCAAGAGCCCCGCTGAGGTGGCCAAGGCCGCGGTGGAAGGCTCCAAGCTGAGCGATCCGGATGCCCGCAAGGCATTGATGGAAGGCGGCCAGAAGGCCATCGACGCCAGCACTGATTCCATGATCCTGCTGGCCAAGAAACTCGATCCCCTGGGCCGCGCCACCCGCAAGAACCAGGAAGAAAAAGTGGGCGCAGTGATCGAGGAGCAGGGCGGCCGCATCGCCCGGGCCCGTTTCGCCGTGTATGGCAAGGAAACCTATCCCGACGCCACCTTCACGCTGCGCCTCACCTATGGCGACGTGCGCAGCTATGGAGCCAACGGCACCCTGGTGCAGCCGTTCACCACCATGGCCGGCCTCTACGACCGCGCCTGGGGATGGGGCGCGACGGCCGAGCGCGGAGCCTGGGCTCTGCCTTCCAAGTGGGTGGAGCACCAGAAGGACGTGGACATGGCCACGCCGTTGGACTTCATCCATACCGTGGACATCATCGGCGGCAATTCCGGTTCGCCGGTGGTGGACAAGAAGGGCGAGCTCGTGGGCCTGATCTTCGATGGCAACATCGAGAGCCTGCCCGGCCGCTACTTCTACGATGAAAAGGTGAACCGCGGCGTGAGCGTCGACGCCAGGGCCATCATGGAATCCCTCAAGAAGGTCTACGGCGCCGGCGCGCTGGCGGACGAATTGGCCGGGAAATAG
- a CDS encoding ABC transporter permease: MNPRELIRVALRAIRAHKLRSFLTLLGIIIGVSTIVAVVGIITGLNTYVKDKIIVLSPDVYIVTKFGIIRSREEFIQAIKRPPITWQEYERISGGTLRHAAEVSAASGSAMAVNRGDKRLPDIRVIGTTPNFGRLFNLDYEAGGYFSEAENTAAQYVAVIGADTRDELFPGVDPIGHTILIKGLPFQVIGHMPRQGRSIGFNQDQRIYIPIQVYRKNYMKPRDSLEMHIKAQGGVAGIDESIDEVRATFRAMRHTSYNSPDPFGILTQENLQELWKAISRVAFILLMLVSSVSLGVGGIVIMNIMLVSVVERTQEIGVRLAMGARKRDIRRQFLLEAALLSAFGGVIGVLLGAAAAMLVKLATGFPAEITAGIVLMGVTLSTLVGIAAGFLPAYRASNLPVIDALRAE, translated from the coding sequence ATGAACCCCCGTGAACTGATCCGCGTGGCGCTCCGCGCCATCCGCGCCCACAAGCTGCGCAGCTTCCTCACGCTGCTGGGCATCATCATCGGCGTCAGCACCATCGTGGCCGTGGTGGGGATCATCACGGGGCTGAACACCTACGTGAAGGACAAGATCATCGTCCTTTCGCCGGATGTCTACATCGTGACGAAGTTCGGCATCATCCGCAGCCGGGAGGAATTCATCCAGGCCATCAAGCGCCCGCCCATCACCTGGCAGGAGTACGAGCGCATCAGCGGCGGGACCCTCCGCCACGCCGCCGAGGTGAGCGCGGCCTCGGGCAGCGCCATGGCCGTGAACCGCGGCGACAAGCGCCTGCCGGACATCCGCGTGATCGGGACGACGCCGAATTTCGGCCGCCTGTTCAACCTGGACTACGAGGCCGGCGGCTATTTCTCGGAAGCGGAGAACACCGCCGCCCAGTACGTGGCCGTCATCGGCGCCGACACCCGGGACGAGCTGTTTCCCGGCGTGGACCCCATCGGCCACACGATCCTGATCAAGGGCCTTCCCTTCCAGGTCATCGGGCACATGCCCCGGCAGGGCCGCAGCATCGGCTTCAACCAGGACCAGCGCATCTACATACCGATCCAGGTCTACCGGAAGAACTACATGAAACCCCGGGACAGCCTGGAGATGCACATCAAGGCCCAGGGCGGCGTCGCGGGCATCGACGAATCCATCGACGAGGTGCGGGCCACCTTCAGGGCCATGCGCCACACCAGCTACAACTCGCCGGATCCTTTCGGCATCCTGACCCAGGAAAACCTGCAGGAGCTCTGGAAAGCCATCAGCCGCGTGGCGTTCATCCTGCTGATGCTCGTGAGCAGCGTGTCGCTGGGCGTCGGCGGCATCGTGATCATGAACATCATGCTGGTGAGCGTGGTGGAGCGCACCCAGGAAATCGGCGTCCGGCTGGCGATGGGCGCCCGGAAGCGCGACATCCGCCGCCAGTTCCTGCTGGAAGCCGCGCTGCTTTCGGCCTTCGGCGGCGTCATCGGCGTGCTGCTCGGGGCCGCCGCGGCCATGCTCGTCAAGCTGGCCACGGGCTTCCCCGCCGAAATCACCGCGGGCATCGTCCTGATGGGCGTGACACTCTCGACCCTGGTGGGCATCGCTGCGGGCTTCCTCCCGGCCTACCGGGCCTCCAACCTGCCCGTCATCGACGCGCTTCGAGCTGAGTGA
- a CDS encoding efflux RND transporter periplasmic adaptor subunit: MNRKKLFFIGGGVALVALVSIGALTRREKGNPVQVSTVGKENLQSKVSANGKVQAVKKVDISANVMGRVTRLAVKEGDAVKAGQFLLEIDPSRSQASTQGLQAGVEAAESDLASSQARFSQAKSDFARADANRKAGIISQAEFEQTRTAMSTAQSAVQSSQRRVDQAKAGVREAKVGLNYATINSPMDGVVTARRIEVGETAVMGVQNSAGTVLITVSDMSKVEAEMEVDEASIPNVRTGQTASVHIDAYPGQTFQGEVTEVGGSPMLSLSQNEAIKFKVKVWIKNPPITIKPGLSAQADIYTGSKDNAVAVPFQALVMRDIKPKPGEKAAPGAAKEEEGVFLMEAGKAKFVAVKTGLMGDLNVEVVSGLKGGETLIKGPNRILRDLKNGDEVHIDKSKKPEDDKKKKD, from the coding sequence ATGAATCGGAAAAAATTGTTCTTCATCGGTGGTGGCGTGGCCCTCGTGGCCCTCGTCAGTATCGGAGCGCTCACGCGCCGCGAGAAGGGAAACCCGGTGCAGGTCTCCACCGTGGGCAAGGAAAACCTGCAATCCAAGGTCAGCGCCAATGGCAAGGTCCAGGCCGTCAAGAAGGTGGACATCTCAGCCAACGTGATGGGCCGCGTCACCAGGCTTGCGGTCAAGGAAGGCGACGCGGTGAAGGCCGGGCAATTCCTCCTGGAGATCGATCCCAGCCGCTCCCAGGCCAGCACCCAAGGCTTGCAGGCCGGAGTGGAAGCCGCCGAGAGCGACCTCGCTTCCAGCCAGGCGCGGTTCAGCCAGGCCAAATCCGACTTTGCGCGGGCCGACGCCAACCGCAAGGCCGGCATCATTTCCCAGGCGGAGTTCGAGCAGACCCGCACCGCCATGTCCACGGCCCAGTCCGCCGTGCAGTCATCCCAGCGCCGGGTGGACCAGGCGAAGGCGGGCGTGCGCGAAGCCAAGGTGGGCCTCAACTACGCCACCATCAACAGCCCCATGGATGGCGTGGTGACCGCCCGGCGCATCGAGGTGGGCGAGACCGCGGTCATGGGAGTCCAGAATAGCGCCGGCACCGTGCTCATCACCGTTTCCGACATGAGCAAGGTCGAAGCCGAGATGGAAGTGGACGAAGCCTCGATCCCCAATGTGAGAACCGGCCAGACCGCCTCGGTCCATATCGACGCCTATCCCGGGCAGACCTTCCAGGGCGAGGTGACCGAAGTGGGCGGCAGCCCCATGCTTTCGCTGAGCCAGAACGAGGCCATCAAATTCAAGGTGAAGGTCTGGATCAAGAATCCGCCCATCACCATCAAGCCGGGCCTCAGCGCCCAGGCGGACATCTACACCGGCTCGAAGGACAATGCGGTCGCGGTGCCTTTCCAGGCGCTGGTGATGCGCGACATCAAGCCGAAACCCGGCGAGAAGGCAGCGCCCGGGGCCGCCAAGGAAGAGGAGGGCGTGTTCCTGATGGAAGCCGGGAAGGCCAAGTTCGTTGCCGTGAAGACCGGCCTCATGGGCGACCTCAATGTGGAAGTCGTCTCCGGACTCAAGGGCGGTGAAACGCTCATCAAGGGTCCAAACCGCATCCTGCGCGATCTGAAAAACGGCGACGAAGTGCACATCGACAAGTCCAAGAAGCCGGAAGACGACAAGAAGAAGAAGGATTAG
- a CDS encoding TonB-dependent receptor yields the protein MSRLSWVLALPWLLGAAPAASPASAAAAAVSAGGLTGTVKDDKRRPIKGASLLIENKVSGYRQSAKTDAEGRFAFYNIPFNEYHLETRAPGMAPQHRNLEVHTKLPQKLDLVLLEGQMTVVVEDKSSLVEDHAASHLHVDQSLIDKIPAASQSRAMESVLLATPGFIADENGRFHFKGSHGQVTYVIDGVPVSDQVGASSSNGLDASHIENMEVVTGGISAEFGGKPAAVVNMTTKTGLGQPGLAGDAAFGLSRFSAREASLSLRGGTDAFGYFVAGSVSASERFLDPVSFENLHNQGTAQRLFTRFDWLLSAKDTLRFSISGGHSDRDVVNLPSQQLRGQDQRAASRDANFSLTWAHLIDDSRSLETTLFSRHATSELRPTAELSPGFGAGGADFPIWIHQRRSLDNLGIQAAYTQKIGETTLKAGLSHITYPIHENFRFAIRDPDQVTDPADPLFPFTPAGGGNIFTFDDKVTPAFSSAYAQSEWHTGPWFLTAGLRLDRYTQRNFASTALQPRLGLSYRVEATSTVFRASYDRLMITPENENLALSLSQQARDLGALAGTPAVPLKPELQNSFTYGVEQQIGQVGRVSLEYWEKRSENAADNEQFFDTGIQFPIAAASGIFHGVNLRLDLVPAKGFSAYLSLGKTRALFVTPAVGGLLLDAPDEPGVRFLIDHDQKLAAQLGLRFERNDWYAQSLVRYDSGLVAKDPIEAAGNRDLEFGIPFVRYDDADGVWRVRPRTTWDLSLGGTFKLGGKAALQVSLDLLNAFDEKGLYNFLSTFGGTHVIPPRTLALHLKCRF from the coding sequence ATGTCGCGCCTTAGCTGGGTCCTCGCGCTGCCATGGTTGCTTGGCGCAGCTCCGGCCGCGAGTCCGGCCTCTGCGGCCGCGGCGGCTGTTTCCGCTGGGGGGCTCACGGGGACCGTGAAGGATGACAAGAGGCGGCCCATCAAGGGAGCTTCGCTCCTCATCGAGAACAAGGTCAGCGGCTACCGGCAGTCCGCGAAGACCGACGCGGAGGGCCGCTTCGCCTTCTACAACATCCCCTTCAACGAGTACCACCTGGAGACCCGGGCTCCCGGCATGGCGCCGCAGCACCGCAACCTCGAAGTCCACACGAAGCTGCCTCAAAAGCTGGATCTGGTGCTGCTCGAAGGCCAGATGACCGTGGTGGTCGAGGATAAGAGTTCCCTGGTGGAGGACCACGCGGCTTCCCATCTCCATGTGGACCAAAGCCTGATCGACAAGATCCCCGCCGCCTCCCAGAGCCGGGCCATGGAAAGCGTCCTGCTGGCCACGCCGGGTTTCATCGCCGATGAGAACGGCCGGTTCCATTTCAAGGGAAGCCATGGCCAGGTGACCTATGTCATCGATGGCGTTCCGGTCAGCGACCAGGTCGGGGCCTCATCCTCCAATGGCCTGGATGCGTCTCATATCGAAAACATGGAAGTGGTCACCGGCGGCATCTCCGCGGAATTCGGCGGCAAGCCCGCCGCGGTGGTGAACATGACCACCAAGACCGGCCTTGGCCAGCCGGGCCTCGCGGGCGACGCAGCCTTCGGCCTGTCGAGGTTTTCCGCGCGGGAGGCCAGCCTCAGCCTGAGGGGTGGCACGGACGCTTTCGGCTATTTCGTGGCCGGCTCGGTTTCGGCCTCCGAGCGGTTCCTCGACCCGGTGAGCTTCGAGAATCTGCACAACCAGGGCACCGCGCAACGGCTTTTCACGCGTTTCGATTGGCTGCTGTCGGCCAAGGACACACTCAGGTTTTCCATCAGCGGCGGCCATTCGGACCGCGACGTGGTGAATCTGCCGAGCCAGCAGCTGCGCGGCCAGGACCAGCGGGCCGCATCCCGCGACGCGAATTTCAGCCTGACCTGGGCCCATCTCATCGACGACAGCCGCAGCCTGGAAACCACCCTGTTTTCTCGCCATGCGACCTCTGAGCTGCGCCCCACCGCTGAGCTCTCCCCGGGCTTCGGCGCCGGGGGCGCCGACTTCCCCATCTGGATCCACCAGCGCCGCAGCCTCGACAATCTGGGCATCCAGGCGGCCTACACCCAAAAGATCGGCGAGACCACCCTGAAGGCCGGCCTCAGCCACATCACCTATCCCATCCATGAAAATTTCCGATTTGCCATCCGGGATCCGGACCAGGTGACCGACCCCGCCGACCCGCTGTTTCCCTTCACGCCAGCGGGCGGAGGCAATATCTTCACCTTCGACGACAAGGTCACCCCGGCCTTCTCGTCGGCCTATGCGCAAAGCGAATGGCATACCGGCCCCTGGTTCCTCACAGCAGGCCTCAGGTTGGACCGCTACACCCAGCGGAATTTCGCTTCGACGGCGCTACAGCCCCGCCTGGGCCTTTCGTACCGGGTGGAGGCCACCAGCACGGTCTTCCGTGCCTCCTACGACCGGCTCATGATCACGCCGGAGAACGAGAACCTCGCGCTTTCCCTGAGCCAGCAGGCGCGGGACCTCGGCGCCTTGGCGGGAACCCCCGCGGTGCCATTGAAACCGGAACTGCAGAACAGCTTCACCTATGGCGTGGAGCAGCAGATCGGCCAAGTGGGCCGCGTGAGCCTGGAATATTGGGAGAAGCGATCCGAAAATGCGGCGGACAATGAACAGTTCTTCGACACGGGGATCCAATTCCCCATCGCCGCGGCCAGTGGCATCTTCCACGGCGTGAACCTGCGATTGGATCTGGTCCCGGCAAAGGGCTTTTCCGCCTACTTGAGCCTTGGCAAAACGCGCGCGCTCTTCGTGACGCCCGCCGTGGGCGGCCTCTTGCTGGATGCCCCGGACGAGCCTGGTGTGCGCTTCCTGATCGACCACGACCAGAAACTCGCCGCGCAGCTCGGCCTCCGCTTCGAGCGGAACGATTGGTATGCGCAGTCCCTCGTCCGCTACGATTCAGGCCTGGTGGCGAAGGATCCCATCGAAGCCGCCGGCAACCGGGACCTGGAGTTCGGCATTCCCTTCGTGCGCTACGACGATGCGGACGGCGTGTGGCGCGTGAGGCCCCGCACGACCTGGGACTTGAGCCTCGGCGGGACCTTCAAGCTGGGTGGAAAAGCCGCCCTGCAGGTGAGCCTGGATCTGCTCAATGCCTTCGATGAGAAAGGGCTCTACAACTTCCTGAGCACCTTCGGCGGGACTCACGTCATCCCTCCCCGTACGCTGGCTCTCCATCTGAAGTGCAGATTCTGA
- a CDS encoding transporter — translation MSADFPNPRFSAALLGLCLAAQEPPQMKAGVIQDNSFLIEEAYNQEDGVIQHISSFIRYRQSRDWIYSFTQEWPVGGLKHQLSYTLPWQRVRSAPDSRGGAGDIALNYRYQMLGDGNARIAFSPRFSLLLPTGREDQGRGSGAVGYQVNLPLSVVLGPRAVAHFNLGATHTPNAKDREGHKADLTAINAGQSVIWQVSPTFNLMLEIAYIRGESVRGPGLKVPANSFFISPGLRWARNFPGGLQIVPGIAFPIGTGPSRGDRAVLFYVSFEHPLRRASK, via the coding sequence ATGTCTGCCGACTTTCCAAACCCACGCTTCAGCGCCGCCCTCCTTGGACTGTGCCTGGCTGCCCAGGAACCGCCGCAAATGAAAGCCGGGGTGATCCAGGACAATTCGTTTCTCATCGAGGAGGCCTACAACCAAGAGGACGGCGTCATCCAGCACATCAGCAGCTTCATCCGCTACCGGCAGAGCCGGGACTGGATCTATTCCTTCACCCAGGAATGGCCGGTGGGCGGCCTGAAGCACCAGCTCAGCTATACCCTGCCCTGGCAGCGCGTCCGGTCGGCGCCGGACAGTCGAGGCGGCGCCGGCGACATCGCCCTGAACTACCGCTACCAGATGCTGGGGGACGGAAACGCGAGGATCGCGTTTTCGCCGAGGTTTTCGCTGCTGCTGCCCACTGGGCGCGAGGACCAAGGCCGGGGTTCCGGCGCAGTGGGCTACCAGGTGAACCTGCCTCTCAGCGTGGTGCTGGGTCCCCGCGCGGTGGCGCACTTCAACCTGGGCGCGACCCACACGCCCAACGCCAAAGACAGGGAGGGGCACAAGGCCGATCTCACGGCCATCAATGCGGGCCAAAGCGTCATCTGGCAGGTTTCGCCGACTTTCAATCTGATGCTGGAAATCGCCTACATCCGCGGCGAATCGGTACGCGGCCCGGGCCTAAAGGTTCCTGCGAACAGCTTCTTCATCAGCCCCGGGCTGCGTTGGGCCCGCAACTTCCCCGGCGGGCTGCAGATCGTCCCCGGCATTGCCTTCCCAATCGGGACAGGCCCCAGCAGGGGGGACCGCGCGGTGCTCTTCTATGTGAGCTTCGAGCACCCCCTCAGGAGGGCCTCGAAGTAG